The Shewanella mesophila genome contains the following window.
ACACGTTTTTGGCCTTCGAAATCAGGACCGAAAATGTTCCCGACATTTTTCGGCATTCCCTACATCCATGTAGGTCAGATTATTTGGTAGAGCCCACAGGGAAGTACTCGAACAACCTCCCTGTTAAAGGCCAGTTCGGCATCCCTGCTTCTCGTTCGTTAGCATGAAGCTGTGCTTCACTCACCGTGCCAAAAATGTGTTTGCACATAAGCCTGCCGTAGGCAATTCAAAACCATGAAGGTCAACGCTGCCATCAGCGAAGTAAAAACCTATGCTGTTAAAGGTTACAAGCTAAAAAGCCAGTACCTTCATTCGAAGATCTACATACTTTTGTCTAAAAATAAGTCAGCTTGTATGTACGAGTCACACTATTAACGCTAAATCGAAGAGACGATAGACGCCCAGTGTAGATACACTGGTGAGCGGCCCTGTCAGTGCGGCATTAGTGAGTCCATTCACATCAGATGTTTCGGCAGAGCCTACAGGGAATGTACTTGTGGCGTCTCACTGGCATCTGCACATGAGCCCACCGCAGGAGATAAGCTCACCATGAAGCCTTAATATTATCCTTCACTGCGGCTCTGGCGGTATTTGGGCAGATCATCGCTTATCTTGAGCCAGTCTGCCTGCTGATCTGTGTGAATATGATATCTGGGCGCCACAGCGTTTGGGTTATCCAGCGAGGCGATGCTCAGGGTGTAGTAATCTGGGTAATCGGTACTGCGGTAGCTGATACTGGTGCCGCATTGGTTACAGAAACCACGGCGAATGGTGGTTGATGAAGCATATTCCGTTGGCGATCCCTTAAGCCAAGTGATCTGCTCGGTTTTAAAATCCACCCAGCAGGCGGCCATCGCGCCTGTGCTCTTGCGGCATTGGCTGCAGTGACAGTAATCACTGTCAAACGGCATGGCAGATACTTGATAACGCAGTGCGCCGCAAAGGCAGCCGCCTTGGAGTGCTGCTGTATTTTTGATTTTTGAAGTCATAACTTTCCCTGTTTATTGCTAGCTATTAAGAACTATAGCCAAGCATACCCATAACTTATATAGGCTGTTACCGTCCTTGAATGCTGACGAGAAGTCAATGTTGCTCTGTAGGCAGATGATTTGGGCAGAGATGTAACGAAACAAAGGTTAATCGTCAAAAAGGGGCGCAGACCTGCCTGGCCCCAGCTAACAATTATGCTACTACTTTGTCAGTGCTGCCGCATTTGGGCGGCGAGTACGACGGCGTGCTGGTGCGTTACCATCTCTGTGTTCGCTCTTGCCTTGGTAAGGACTCTTGCTTTCTCCTTGCCCTTGGCGATTCTGACCTTGACGATCTTGACTCTGGCCTTCGGCGCTAGGCTTGCTGGCTGCGCCACTGCGACGCTTACTTTGGCCTTCGCGGTTGGCTTGTGGCTTATCGTCATTGCGGTTGTGTCCGCCACTATTACGCGGTGCGCGGTTGCCGCTTGGCTTGGTATTACGTGGACCACGGTTTTGGTTGTGGCGCTTAGGCGTCAAGTCTGTTTCTGGCAGCTTGTGAGTCGATTCAAACCCTACCACTTCGGTGCGAGGCAAGTTTTTACCAATAAGGCGCTCAATATCGGCCAGCAGTTTAAACTCTTCGCTGCTGACCAAGGAGATAGCTTTGCCATCGGCACCCGCGCGGCCAGTACGACCGATACGATGCACATAATCCTCTGGCACGTTGGGCAGATCAAAGTTGACCACCTGTGGCAGTTGGTCGATATCGAGACCACGAGCGGCAATATCGGTCGCCACTAACACACGCACTTCACCAGTTTTAAAGTTGGCGAGGGCTTTGGTTCGTGCACCTTGGCTCTTATTGCCGTGAATCGCCGCCGAGGTGATACCTTTGGCATCTAAGTTCTTGGCTAAACGGTTGGCGCCATGCTTGGTACGACTAAATACCAATACTTGTTGCCAATCATTTTGTTTAATGAGTTGCACCAGTGCCGCCGATTTTTGAGTTTTGTCCACAGGACAAATTAACTGCTCAACAGTGTTAGCCGTGGTGTTACGTGGGGTCACCGAGATCTCGACTGGGTTATTCACTAAGCCTTTGGCTAAGGTGCGGATCTCATCGGAGAAGGTGGCCGAAAACATTAGGTTTTGGCGTTTTGGCGGCAATATGGCCAATACCTTTTTGATATCGTGAATAAAGCCCATGTCTAGCATGCGGTCGGCTTCGTCGAGTACTAAGACTTCGAGTTGGCTAAAGCTTAAGGCTCTTTGATTATAAAGGTCGAGTAAACGTCCTGGTGTTGCCACCAGAATATCGACGCCGCGATTAAGCTGGCTGATCTGTGGGCTAATACCTACACCACCAAATACCACCGCGCTGCGAAGCGGAAGGTATTTACCGTATGTGGTGACGCTTTCTGCGATTTGTGCTGCGAGCTCTCGTGTTGGTGTTAATACCAAGGCGCGCACTTGCTTAGCGCGAGCACGCTCGCCTTTGCTCAGTAGTTCTAGCAGTGGCAGGGTAAAGCCTGCCGTCTTGCCCGTGCCGGTTTGTGCCGCCGCCATCACATCCTTGCCTTCTAACACCGCAGGAATTGCCTGTGCTTGGATAGGGGAGGGTGTTTCATAACCTTTTTGGGCTACAGCTTTTAAAATTGGGGCGGATAAACCTAGGGAGGTAAAACTCATAGATGGGTCTCTTGGGGCTGCCAAGGGCAGCGAAATTCAGGTGCCAGGTACGCTGGCGGGCGTGCATCTTACAGGATCTGGTTAAAAATCGCTAATTATTCGGTGGAACTCGGCGGCAAAATATACAGTTTTAGCGCGACATATAGTCTTGTCTGTGGTTAAAAGTATAGGTTAATTGCTTTGCTGGTGTAAAAATCGACTCGCTATCGTTTGTGGTGTGCTGGTGGAATGGCGATTATTTGTCAAGCGGGTTAAGTAAAATCAATTTAATGCTATTATTCTCTCGCTCATGATTGAGTTTTGTGCAAAGGAGACTACAATAGCCGCCTTTCTGCTTTACATCATATTTATGTCAGCAGCACCCAACCCATATTGATAGCGAACTAGACACTCGAAGATCGAATTAGGAAATACAATGACGCAACAAAAGAAATACGGTCTTCGTGTGATCGAAGCCGAAGGTACATGGACTGCACAAGTGACTCGCCGCATGACTGCACGTAAGACGGTCGTCTCTAAATCTCAAAAGGGTTTTGCTACTGAAGCAGAAGCCAACGAGTGGGGCAATAAAGCACTACAACAGATTGTTGAAAATCTAATGGTGCGTAACGAACGTCGTGCTAAGCAACGTAATGAGCGTAACGAAGCGCTAGCGGCAAAAGAAACGGCGGCACAAGAGTGGCGTGATGCGCACGGCGATAACGAAGCAGACGATGATGAAGACGAGATCTATATCAAGCAAGATTAATTTTTGCTGAAAATATGTCGTGAAAAAGCCAGCCAGTTGCGCTGGCTTTTTTGATCTAGCTCAATTTTTGTGAGCCTCATAACATTTACGTTAGCCGCTATTTATTCCCAGTTCATTGCCTGCGATACTTCACCAATATTGAATATGCCCCTCTAGCCCTTGAACCCGTTCTCTTCGGAGCCCCATGGATAAAAGCTTAGAAAAAGTATTGTCTGCTTGGTTGAAACAACAAAAATCGACTTGTGGTATCTACCTTAATCTTACCGTTATGTTTGGTGTGCTGACGGGGGTTGCCTTAGTACTGCAAGCTTACCTACTCGCCACTATGTTACATGGAATGATTATTGAGTCTTTGCCTAAAACTCAGTTTATTAATCACTTCTATGCCTTGCTTGCAGTCATCGCGCTTAGAGCATTATTAGCCTACGCCCGAGAGCGAATTAGTTTTAAGGCTGGGTGCTTACTAAGAGGCGCGATTCGTAAGGCTGTTTTAGATAAGTTGACCGAGCTTGGTCCCATCTTTATTAAGGGAAGACCGGCGGGAAGCTGGGCGAGTATTGTATTAGAGCAGGTCGAAGATCTACATGACTTCTATGCTAAGTACCTGCCACAAATGATGTTAGCGGGATTTATTCCGTTAACCATTTTAGCCGTGGTGTTTCCTATTAACTGGGCGGCGGGCATTATTTTGTTAGCCACTGCGCCGCTTATTCCGCTATTTATGATCTTGGTGGGTATGGGGGCGGCCGATGCCAATCGGAAGAACTTTAGCGCGCTGGCGAAGCTCAGCGGCCACTTTATGGATCGCCTAAAAGGGATGAGTACCATCAAACTCTTCGACCGCGGCGACAGCGAAGTTAAGGCGATTGAAACGGCTTCAGAAGAGTTCCGTGAGCGCACTATGTCGGTGCTGCGGATGGCATTTTTAAGCTCTGCGGTGCTTGAGTTTTTCGCTGCGGTATCGATAGCCGTGTTGGCGGTTTATTTTGGGTTTAGTTTTCTCGACCATTTAGATTTTGGTCACTACGGCGCGGGGCTGACGCTATTTACTGGCTTGTTTGTGCTTATTTTAGCACCAGAGTTCTACCAGCCTCTGCGCGATATGGGCACCCATTATCACGCCAAAGCCCAAGCCATTGGTGCGGCAGAAGCCTTGATGGAGTTGCTTAACCATCAAGTTGAAGCGGATAAAGCATCTAGGTCAATGCAGCCTTTTTCTGCAATTGCTCCACTGCAGTTAGAGATGCAAGATGTTATCGTTAACAGCCTCGATGGCAAAAGGCTAGTCGGGCCTATTAGTCTTGAATTAAGTGCTGGACAACATATTGCACTCGTTGGTCCAAGTGGTGCGGGTAAGAGTAGTTTACTTAATATGTTACTCGGTTTTTTACCCTATCAAGGCTCAGTATTGGTCAACGGCATTGAGTTGAGTCAACTCGATAAGGTGAGTTATCGCAGTCATCTGGCGTGGCTCGGCCAAGAGCCACAACTGTTTCATGGCACGGTTCGTGACAATATCGCGATGAGTGATCCAGAGATGAGTGATAGCACCATTTTGTCACTGCTCGATAAAGCCAACATTGGTGATTTTGTCGATAAACAAGTATTGGGATTGTCTCATCCCATTGGTGAACAAAGTGCAGGGGTTTCTGTTGGCCAGGCCCAGCGTCTGTGTCTCGCCAGAGCACTGGGCCAAGACGCCAAACTGTTCTTACTCGACGAACCGACTGCAAGTTTAGATAGCCACAGCGAGCAAGCGGTTCTATCTGCGCTCAGCAAAGCGATGAGCCACGCATCATCATTGATGGTGACTCACAGATTGGAGACCTTAGCTCAGATGGACACTATTTTTGTGTTAGACAAAGGGCTTGTGGTGCAACAGGGGAGTTATAGCGAGCTCGTTCGTCAGCCTGGGGTATTTCGCGATATGTGCCACGATCAACAAGGGATAGAACAAGGGGCAGTAAAAGGAACCGAAGATGAGGTGCGACTATGAAGCGTAACGGCGCGGCGCATCTGCTGCCATTTTTAACACTGTTTCGGCGTCAGTGGTTGATGATGCTAATCGGTTTAACTTTGAGTATTACCACCTTAATGGCTGGCATTGGCTTGTTGTCACTGTCTGGCTGGTTTTTGTCGGCCACTGCGGTTGCGGGTTTGAGCGTGGCAACGGCGCAGGCATTTAACTATTTTACCCCAGCAGGTGGGGTGCGCTTTTTATCCATAGCCCGAACAGCCAGTCGTTATGGCGAGCGTCTTGCCACCCACGAAGCCACCTTTAAATTACTGACAACCCTTCGTTGTTGGGCGTGGTGCAAACTAATGCCGCTCAGTGCGAGTGACCTTAAGGGAGTGCGTAGGGGCGATCTGCTTAACCGTTTGGTATCAGACATAGATACGCTAGATCATCTCTATCTGCGTTTAGTGACTCCAATGGCGGCCTCACTACTGATGATCGCGGCGCTCTATCTTTTTCTCGGTTGGTTTGATTCAACACTGGCATTGACCCTGTGCAGTCTGCTGTTGCTGTTGTGGCTACTGCTGCCGTTAACGTTTTACCAGTTGGGGCATAAACCCGGCATTGAACAACTGGACGCTAAGCGTCATTTTCGAGTACTGATGCTCGAATATCTGCAGGGACAATCTGAGCTAACTCTCTTTGGTGCTGTGACACGTTTTCGCGGCGAATTAGATAAGGCTCAGTCGCGACTCTTTGCCAGTCAATCTGCGATGGCCAATGTTACCGCGCTCAGTCAGGCCGCGTTAGTCTTATGTCACGGGCTAGCCGTAGTTGCACTATTATATTTAGCCGCAGATGGTGTTGGCGACAACCTGCCGCCAGGCCCCATGCTCGCTCTCGTTGTATTCTCGACCTTGGCCTGTATCGAGATGTTGATGCCACTGGCTGGGGCATTTCAGCATCTATCTGCCTGTGTTTCAGCGGCTGAGCGAGTTAATCAGCTGGTGGATCAAACGCCAAGTATCCAGTTTGAGGAAACCTCGAATCGGCAAGTTACCCAAGGTGCGCTTGTGCTTAAGGATATTGATTTTGCTTATGTTACAGGGCAGAAGGTGCTCAATGGGATCAATTTGACCATTAATGCGGGCGATAAGGTCGCGTTACTTGGGCAAACGGGCTGCGGTAAATCGAGCCTGTTATCGTTAATTACTCGGGAGTGGCAGCAACAAGCGGGTGAGCTGACCTTAGATGGGCAATCTATTGAGCACTACAGTGAGCGTGAGCTACGCCGCGGTATGACAGTGGTGAGCCAACGTATCTATCTGTTTGCTGGAACGCTGCGAGATAACTTAACCTTAGCCCAGCTTGATCAGATCCCCCAAGGCTTAACTCGCACAGAGACAAAGGCGGCCGTTGCTGCTAATGATCTTAAGCTGATAGAGGTGCTTAATCGAGTCGGGCTCGCTACATTGACTCAAGGCGATAAGCCGCTAGATATTTGGATTGGTGAGGGAGGGCGTCAGCTTTCAGGAGGCGAGCAGCGCCGTATTGGCGTCGCTAGAGCTTTGTTGCGCGATGCACCGTTACTGTTACTCGATGAGCCAACAGAGGGGCTAGATCAACGCACCGAGCGTGAGATCATGGCGCTGCTGTTAGCATTTGCACAAGGTAAAACTCTATTGATGATAAGCCATCGTCTGACGGCGATGGCACAGATGGATAGGATTCACCTGATGGAAAACGGGGTTATTCGTCGCAGCGGCGATCATCAAACTTTGTTGCAACAAGACACGCATTACGCCAGTTTACATCGAAGGCTGAACAACTCGAGTGTAGACTAAATGAGATTAACCTAAGCGTTTGGCAAACTCTAAATAGCGCAGCACTTCGGCTTCGTTGAACAGGTAACCATCTCCTTCTGCGACATTCGATAGCAGGTTTTCTCGGGCATAGCGTTTAATGGTTGCGGGCGTTTTATCGAGTAGGGTGCAGACTTCATCTAGGGTGAGTTGTTTTTCGCTCATGCTATTGTTCCTATTTGGATGTTTTGCGTTTGGCATTTGATGCTTGATGTTTAAGTATAGGAGCTGATCTGCAAGGCGGTTCAAAATAAAAAAGCCAGTGGTGTGAACCACTGGCTTTACTGACAAGTCGCTAAAACTACTCGTCGCTATCGCCCAAGGAGAGTAGCGTCGCGTTACCACCGATAGCGGTGATATTGTTGGTGCGGGTCTTCTCGGTTACGAAACGAGTGAGGTAGTGTGGACCACCGGCCTTTGGTCCTGTACCAGAAAGACCTTGACCACCAAATGGCTGTACGCCCACAACTGCGCCAATTTGGTTACGGTTAATATAAACATTACCCACGTTAACCTTGTCGGCCACTTCTAGCGCATGGCCTTCGTTGCGGCTATGGATGCCCAATGTTAAACCAAAGCCAGTAGAGTTAATCTCATCGATAACTTTTGGCAGATCGGATGCTTTGTAGCGGATCACGTGCAGGATAGGACCAAAATGTTCTTTCTCAAGTACCTTGATTGAGTCGATCTCTACAGCTGTTGGTGCAACAAAGTGACCATTTTCGCTGCCCGCTGGTAACTCAAGCTGATTAATCAAACGACCCACTTGCTTGATGTAATCGATATGGGCATTTAGGTTTGCCTTAGCGGTGGCATCAATTACTGGCCCCACATCGGTTTTGACGAAGCTTGGGTCACCTATGGTCAGTTCGTTCATCGCCCCTTTCATTACGTCGATAACGCGCTCTGCAATATCTTCTTGCAAGAACAATACGCGCAGCGCCGAACAGCGTTGACCCGCACTGGTGAATGATGAAGAGACCACATCGTTAACCACTTGCTCTGGCTGTGAGGTTGAATCGACAACCATGGCATTTTGGCCACCCGTTTCGGCGATTAGCGGAATGATCGCCCCATCACGCTGAGCTAGGGTTAAGTTGATGCGTTTGGCCGTAACGGTCGAACCAGTAAAGCAGACGCCACCAATACGCTCATCGGCGGTGATCGTTGCGCCAACCGTTGCCCCAGTACCCGGTAGGAACTGCAGCGCTTCTTTAGGAATACCCGCTTGGTGAGCCAGTTGCACCGCGCGGAAGCCAACGATAGAGGTTTGCTCGGCAGGCTTAGCGACAACCGTGTTACCTGCGGCAAGCGCTGCGGCGACTTGACCTAAGAAGATAGCCAATGGGAAGTTCCATGGGCTGATACAAACAAACACACCGCGGCCTTGCAGGAATAGCTCGTTAAGTTCGCCCGTTGGGCCAGGAAGTAGTTCAGGTTTAGCCATCATCTTCTTCGCTTGTACGGCGTAATAGCGACAGAAATCAACCGCTTCGCGAACTTCGTCGATACCATCTTGAATGCTCTTACCCGCTTCGCGAGTACAAAGCGCAATAAGCTCTTCACGATTTTCTTCTAACAGATCGGCGAGTTTTTGCAGTGCATTAGCACGTACTTCAACAGGCGTTGAGCACCAACTACCAAAGGCATTGTGAGCGCTGGCAAGCGCCTGCTCAACCGCTTGGTTATTGGCAAATGCGACTTTACCGACCACCTTAGTGGTATCGAATGGACTGACGACTTCTATGGTTTCACCGCTGAGGATCTCGCCATTGACGATAGGGCCTGCAGACCATGTAGTGTCTTTAAATTTGTCTAAAGCCGCGAAGAATGGCTCTGACTCAGAAATGATATTCATGTTGATTCCCTTAGAGTTTTTACGTTCGGCACCAAATATATCTTCTGGCTGAACTATCTTGTTATTAGCTAGGGTTTTGTAGCCTTGTAGGGTCGTCAAAGGATGGACAACCAAAGATTCAATCGGTGTCTTAGGGTCGACTAACTTGTGTACAAATGAGGTGTTAGCGCCATTTTCAAGTAAGCGACGAACTAAGTAGGGCAGTAGATCTTTATGAGCACCCACAGGGGCATAAATACGCACCGTACTGACACCGCTTTCAGCAAGTAGTGTGTCGTATAGCTCTTCGCCCATGCCATGTAAGCGTTGGAACTCATATAAGCGATCGCCTGCCATATCTGAAATAGCCGCAACAGTTTGCGCGTTGTGACTGGCAAACTGAGGATAGATGGCACCACGAGTGGCATCAGATAATAGGTAGCGCGCGCAGGCAAGGTAAGAGACATCTGTGCCAGCCTTGCGTGTGTAAAGTGGGTAGCCACTCTCACCCGCGACTTGTGCCCATTTCAGCTCGCTATCCCAGTAAGCGCCTTTTACTAGACGCACAGGGATTTCATCGCCTTGATTTTTAGATAAACGGGTAAGCCAACATAATACTGGCAGAGCACGCTTAGAGTAGGCCTGAACGACGATGCCGAGTAATCCCCATCCCTTAGCGGCATCTGAGTTATACAACTTCTCAAACAGTTTTAAAGATAGCTCTAGGCGGTCGACCTCTTCGGCATCGATAGAAACACCGACATTGAGGCTGCGGGCTTGGGTGACGAGCTTGACTAAGGTGTCGTATAGCTCTGTCATGGTTCTGTCTTCGTTAGCCACTTCATAACGAGGATGTAGTGCAGACAGCTTGATAGAAATCGTCGGGCGTGGTGCCTCGGTTTCATCGTAATTTTCGGCACCTAGGGTCGCGATGGCGTTTGAATAGTCATCGAAATATTTCTGTGCGTCCTTCATGGTGAGCGCTGCTTCACCTAGCATGTCATAGCTGTGGGTATAGCCCAGCTTACGTTTGTTAACGCTGTTTTTAAGGGCTTCTTTTACTGTGCGTCCAAGTACGAACTGCTTGCCCATGATCTTCATGGCGGCGAGCATGGCTTGACGGATCACTGGTTCGCCTAAACGGTTGACTAAGCGGTTAAGTAAGCTGCTTGGCTTGCCGTCGATATTCTTATCCAGATTAACGATTTTACCCGTTAGCATTAGTCCCCAAGTGGAGGCGTTAACCAGTGTCGAATCACTCTTGCTTAGGTGTTCATCCCACTTGGCGCCAGAGAGCTTGTCTTCGATCAATGCATCTGCAGTTTCCGCATCAGGAATACGCAGCAGGGCTTCGGCTAAACACATCAGGATAATGCCTTCCTGTGTTTCTAGGCTATATTGTTGCAAGAAAGCATCGATACCGACCATAAGGCCTTTTTTATCGTATTGGCGAACCTTACCGACTAAGTCATGGGCGCGCTGAGTGACTCGCTGGATCTCTGCTTCACTTGATGGAACCAGTTTAATCAGTTCAGCGAGGTATTGCTCTTCATCGACAATATAGTTGTTAGTGATCGCTTGAAAAAGCTCATCTAGGGTAGCTGAGTCGTAACGACCAGTCAGAACTTCACTTGCTTGGAACATAGTAATTACTTCCACCTGGACCTAATTAGGGACAGTTTTGGCTTGAACAAAATGTATGTGTTAAGACGCTTATTATTTTTTGTATACAATCTGGCGCCTTTTTCGCGCCGATTATACCTCCAAAATGTGATGAGGAACACTGTTGTAAGTGGGAATGTGAACTTTGCTTGATCTGGTCGGGGGAGATGGTGCGCTAGCTCAGTGTTTACGGGGCTTTGGCGGGAGATGGATGTTGTCGATTTGTTATCGTTTTTGAGGCAAAACAAAAAAGCCAGCAATCAAAGTGCTGGCTTTAAATCTGTTATCGCTTGGGATCACCAGCGATTCTTTTGGCGACGGCGAGGTCTAGGGAGATAGGCAATGATAACGCCTAAGATTAATCCGATACCTGCGATCATCCCGCCTTGCTTGAGCTGTTCGAAACGCTGATTATTTTGTATCTGAGCCAATTCACGCACAGCGCTATCACGTTCGTTGCTAGCGGTAGAAAGTTGCTCTTCAGCACTGGCAAGCTGTGAACGTAGTTGACGAATGGTTTGGTCACTACTATTGGTTTGTGCGATAAGCTCGTCGAGTTCGGCCTGAACTGTCTCTAGCTTAGTCTCCACTTCAGGAAGCTGCACCCTAAAGCTCTTGTCTCTAGAGACGAGCTTGCCATCAATCCAGCCTTCACGGCCCTTATGGTCAATAATTTTAACGTAATCATCTTGAGTCTCACCTAGATAGGTGATGGGCTGGCCAGCTTCGACACTGCCTAAGATACGGTACTGAGTGCCAGGGCCTCCATGGAGGAAGGTGAAGACGTTATCCGAAATATATCGGGTTTGCTCAGCTGCCAAAAGAGTGGGTGACAGCAACATCAGTGCAACGATAGATAGTAGTCTTAACACTTTGAGTTCTCTTCAACGAAATATTGCCACATGCTAGGGATTTAGACACAATTTTGCAAGGGTTAGTTAAATTGAACCTAGGATAACAAAGCTATCTCAAACAGGCCTTTATACTGATTGGTATTATCCCTCTCATTGCGTTGTATTGGTAATAGGTTGACTACAGAGCTTGGTATCAAGCGCCTGAAACAAAAAAGGAAGCCGTTTGGCTTCCTTTTTAGATGCATCTCTATATTAAGGTGGATTATCCGAAGATACCCTTAATCATAAAGAAGAACACGATAGACAGTGCAGCACCAGCTGGTAGTGTGACTACCCAAGATACGACGATGTTACGTACAACGCCAATATTGATAGCAGCAATACCGCGAGCCATACCCACACCTAATACCGCACCGACTAAGGTTTGTGTAGTAGAGATAGGAAGACCTGTACCCGATGCAATAACAACGGTAGAAGCTGCTGCTAGTTCGGCGGCAAAACCACGGCTAGGTGTCAGGTGAGTGATGTTCTTACCAATGGTTTGCATTACGCGCTTACCAAAGATAGCTAGACCCATCACGATACCGACGGCACCAAGAGGTAGGATCCACCAAACAAGCGGTGCTTTGCTGCTGATCTCTCCGCCACTGTTAACAACCGATACAACCGCTGCTAGGGGCCCAATGGCGTTAGCAACATCGTTGGAACCGTGAGCGAATGCCATACAACATGCTGTCACAACCATTAAGATAGCGAACACTTTCTCAACGTTACCAAATTGGGTTTGACGGTCGGCTTTGTCGCTCATTTTTAGGCGCTTGATGGCAACCATGCCAGCTAAGCCAACTAGCACTGCAATAGCAATAGCTAGAGCATAGGCTTCCACGTTAGTAAAGTGAAGACCAACGTGTTTTAGACCTTTCTTGATGGTAACCAGTGACATAACAAAGCCAGCGAGTGCCATATAGAAAGGGACATAACGTTTAGCATTTTCGAGAGGCTTATCGGTATTGAAAATCAGCTTTTGCACACTTTGGAATATCATAAAGGCGATAAAACCAGAGATAGCGGGTGTGACAATCCATGAGCCAACAATACCAAATACTTTACCCCAAGCGACAGAGTCTGCGCTCACACCAACAGAGGCGAAACCAACGATTGCACCTACGATAGAGTGTGTTGTCGATACAGGCCAGCCTAATGCTGAAGCTACGACTAGCCAGATACCTGCAGCAAGAAGAGAGGCAATCATACCGTATACCAGCAGTTCTGGAGAGTCGATGAAGTAAGCCGAATCGATGATCCCTTTACGGATCGTACTCGTTACTTCACCACCTGCTAGATAAGCACCGGCAAATTCGAAGATCATTGCAATAATGATCGCTTGTTTAATAGTAATAGCGTTAGAACCCACAGAGGTTCCCATAGCATTAGCGACATCGTTCGCGCCAATCCCCCACGCCATTAAAAATCCAAATGCGGCTGCAATAGCAATAAGCCATGGCCCATTGGTGACTAATACATCAACCATGTTGATACCTTGATAACTTGTG
Protein-coding sequences here:
- the putA gene encoding bifunctional proline dehydrogenase/L-glutamate gamma-semialdehyde dehydrogenase PutA, translated to MFQASEVLTGRYDSATLDELFQAITNNYIVDEEQYLAELIKLVPSSEAEIQRVTQRAHDLVGKVRQYDKKGLMVGIDAFLQQYSLETQEGIILMCLAEALLRIPDAETADALIEDKLSGAKWDEHLSKSDSTLVNASTWGLMLTGKIVNLDKNIDGKPSSLLNRLVNRLGEPVIRQAMLAAMKIMGKQFVLGRTVKEALKNSVNKRKLGYTHSYDMLGEAALTMKDAQKYFDDYSNAIATLGAENYDETEAPRPTISIKLSALHPRYEVANEDRTMTELYDTLVKLVTQARSLNVGVSIDAEEVDRLELSLKLFEKLYNSDAAKGWGLLGIVVQAYSKRALPVLCWLTRLSKNQGDEIPVRLVKGAYWDSELKWAQVAGESGYPLYTRKAGTDVSYLACARYLLSDATRGAIYPQFASHNAQTVAAISDMAGDRLYEFQRLHGMGEELYDTLLAESGVSTVRIYAPVGAHKDLLPYLVRRLLENGANTSFVHKLVDPKTPIESLVVHPLTTLQGYKTLANNKIVQPEDIFGAERKNSKGINMNIISESEPFFAALDKFKDTTWSAGPIVNGEILSGETIEVVSPFDTTKVVGKVAFANNQAVEQALASAHNAFGSWCSTPVEVRANALQKLADLLEENREELIALCTREAGKSIQDGIDEVREAVDFCRYYAVQAKKMMAKPELLPGPTGELNELFLQGRGVFVCISPWNFPLAIFLGQVAAALAAGNTVVAKPAEQTSIVGFRAVQLAHQAGIPKEALQFLPGTGATVGATITADERIGGVCFTGSTVTAKRINLTLAQRDGAIIPLIAETGGQNAMVVDSTSQPEQVVNDVVSSSFTSAGQRCSALRVLFLQEDIAERVIDVMKGAMNELTIGDPSFVKTDVGPVIDATAKANLNAHIDYIKQVGRLINQLELPAGSENGHFVAPTAVEIDSIKVLEKEHFGPILHVIRYKASDLPKVIDEINSTGFGLTLGIHSRNEGHALEVADKVNVGNVYINRNQIGAVVGVQPFGGQGLSGTGPKAGGPHYLTRFVTEKTRTNNITAIGGNATLLSLGDSDE
- a CDS encoding TIGR04211 family SH3 domain-containing protein, with translation MLRLLSIVALMLLSPTLLAAEQTRYISDNVFTFLHGGPGTQYRILGSVEAGQPITYLGETQDDYVKIIDHKGREGWIDGKLVSRDKSFRVQLPEVETKLETVQAELDELIAQTNSSDQTIRQLRSQLASAEEQLSTASNERDSAVRELAQIQNNQRFEQLKQGGMIAGIGLILGVIIAYLPRPRRRQKNRW
- a CDS encoding inorganic phosphate transporter → MVDVLVTNGPWLIAIAAAFGFLMAWGIGANDVANAMGTSVGSNAITIKQAIIIAMIFEFAGAYLAGGEVTSTIRKGIIDSAYFIDSPELLVYGMIASLLAAGIWLVVASALGWPVSTTHSIVGAIVGFASVGVSADSVAWGKVFGIVGSWIVTPAISGFIAFMIFQSVQKLIFNTDKPLENAKRYVPFYMALAGFVMSLVTIKKGLKHVGLHFTNVEAYALAIAIAVLVGLAGMVAIKRLKMSDKADRQTQFGNVEKVFAILMVVTACCMAFAHGSNDVANAIGPLAAVVSVVNSGGEISSKAPLVWWILPLGAVGIVMGLAIFGKRVMQTIGKNITHLTPSRGFAAELAAASTVVIASGTGLPISTTQTLVGAVLGVGMARGIAAINIGVVRNIVVSWVVTLPAGAALSIVFFFMIKGIFG